In Zingiber officinale cultivar Zhangliang chromosome 1A, Zo_v1.1, whole genome shotgun sequence, the DNA window ACGAATGCTACAACATAAATTTAATTTGCTCACATAATATTCATATTATAGCAACtaccatttaaaaaaattaagtgagAGATAACAATATTGAATAGTACTGAAGAATagagtaattatatataaaaaatatggaaTCGTCATATCAACGGGCCCCCTAgagtcggtcccacggatatggaagaAAGTAAATACATGTATATAGTTGAAAGCGCATGGTCGAGATGCTAACCCCAGacaatgacaccccgaggatcaAACTCTGGATTTCTCGACCACGAAACAATGTGTCTCCAATTGTGCTATGCCCTTGGGGATGACAGTTGAGTAATTATATATGGTTGAACAAAGAGTGGATGTCctttgaataaaaaataaaagtgaattgatgatttagtaaaaaaaatgagatattttttatttttacccaaactataaaaaaaaatatctcacATACATCCTTTTAAATATATCTTTATAATTTTACATGGTAAAGATGATCAATATTCAAGTCTAATCAGGTAAACCAAACTACGACTAAAATTAGTTAACTATGTTGATGAAACTGTTATTCAAATTTACTTGGTCTTTTTTGTTTTTTAGTTTGAGTTTGGTTATTTaccttttaatttaaatttgctatttgattttttaaatatatttttaatgttgTTTTGGTTGATTAGTGAGTATATATTTTGAATTTTACTTATTTATAAGTTTGATAAAGTTTTAGAAATGTATAAGCTTTGTAAAATCATTCATGAATAATTCACATATTCTATATAAACTTGTTCATTGAGTTGTTTAAATCTATTCATAGcttataaatgttattttggtaaGAGGGAGGATACCCTACGTACCTTATGTGGTACTCCTCgtgcatataaaaaaaaatattttaaaaatttgttagtACTTAATATTATAATTCCACCTTCAAATCCTAAAAGTAAACCTTAAATGATATAAccgtaagttaaaaaaataataaaaaacgaTGGTCCGCATATAAATGTTGTATATAATAATTCTCATTATATGAGATATTTTTCCAACAACCCTAAGAAGAGAAAGACACATTGACCATTCATTGCCCCGACTAACAAGGTGTTTGAAACCGAGTTCAATCCACTTCAGCCCCGACTCGAAAGTGACTCCATCCAAGCACCTTGGTTGGACTAAGCGCACCTCGATCGAGCTAGGCCCACACTTTTGAAACCAAGTTCAATCCGAGCACCTCAACTGGACTACGGGTATACTTCAATCGAACCAGACCCGTGCTAACCGACCGACCCGACCGAACAAGTACACGAGACAACACACTAGCTCCATATGCAACAACATAAAGAACTCAGCTTCATGCTTCCATCGGTTTCAGTCTACATCCTCATTGAAACCACACTTGACCGCAGCAATGCCTTCTTAGCTGCTGCTGGTGCCGGCACAGCCCTGCTCACAACTGGGCCATCGGAACCGAAACCTTTGCGAGCTCTGTACATTTCATGCCCGATCACATCCGCCTCCTCGATCACCGACACCTCCTTCGACAGCGATTCATGCTCATCGACCGATGCCAGACTCAATGCGAACCAGCTAAATTGATCAGCTCCTGTTGCATCAGGCTTCTTGTTTGCCTCAGATGAAATCGATTCACATTCATTGTGTGAATTCGACGAATCTGAACTACAATTCGAATTCTCCTTGGATATTGTAGGATCATGAGGAAGATCGAACGGGCTTTGCGCCGAAGGGGTGGCTGAGCCCGGTGGCTCGGTTGAGTCATAAGGATCTTCAATTGGGTTCTTTCTTGATGCATTGATAGAAGAGAGATGAGAATGAAGAATTGGCTTGTCTCCTCCATTGTCCACCATCATCAGCCTCCTTGCCTTTCGAATGGCAATTACCCTCTCCAACCGCCGGTTTCTTTCGAGCTCGGAGTTCCCGATTTGAATGAGAATTCTCTGATCATCTTCACTCCATGACACGACATTTTTTTCATCACCATCTTTCTCTCCATATGTCTCTCCAACGTCACTACCATCGGCTGACTTGAAATCGGAAAGATCGCCGTCCTGTTCTTGATCAATTTCATGCCATTCATCACTATCGGCATCCTTCTCGTCACTTGCTTTCTCAACACAAATGGCACTAGAAATAACTCTTCTCACAACTGTCTTCCTTGTGGCTCTAGAATCGGGCTCCAAACCTTCCTTTTCAGTGACTGAATCCTTCCTCGTTCGATCGCGGCTACCGCGGGGCTTGTGCTTGCGGGTGTTCGGCTCGCTGTGGACCAAAAGGACTCCAAGAAGAAGAGTTGTGCAAGCAATGACTGGAAGGGAATTCAGGAACAAAACAAACAGAGGGGGAAAGACCTTGTGCAGCACAAACAAGAGCCACATTACAGATTGTTTTTATTTGCTAATCTTAAAGCCAAAAGtaatccttcttcttctcctctctcctccttccttgagTGTCTGTTCATAACAATTGGAAGATGATCAATCAACTAATTCAGAATCTCTATTCAGATAGAGATATCAAATTTCTGAAGGGGAAAAAAACAATATCGAGAAAATGAATAAGATTTCCTTTCCTAGAGAAATAAATATATGGAAGAAAGAACAGAGGAAGATTTACCTTTGGAATTCAATATTTGAATCTcttgaggagaaagaggagaagaaaagaagtaaatctttcatcttcttctttctttaggcCAAATTTGTGCATGATTAAGAACATCTATTAGGGAGATCTCACTGGCTGACCTACCAACCACTTGTCAAGATTTGATTGGTTCGGAAAATATGTCACAAGTAATTAACAGTGAACTGCAAAGGGTATTTTAATAGTATTTATAAATTTGAAGGGTAAAATGATATAATTTGATGGAGCAAAATGAAAAGTTTCAATCGGACGGCTGGTGCGGCACCACGTGGTGCATGGGCGGCAAGGTAAATAAAGAAACAAAGTACGGGATGGAAAGCCAGAAGGCGAAACGCAAAGCGCAGACGCGAGGAGCGAGCGGCGGAGGAGGAGGGGAGGCAGCCCGAGGTCCCCGAGGCGAACCCCAAGCGCGCATCCTTCAGCCGGCGTTACTGGTACTTGTTTGACCCTTCTTTGTCCTCTGCTCTTTCCCTGATCGGGTTCCTGTACGGCGAGAGATTCGCGTGAAGCTGCTTCTGCTGTCGAATCTGTGAGATCCCTTCGACTTCGAGTTAGGGTTGCGACTTTCGTGCTTGCGGGTTTTCGAAGGTTCGTTTTGATGAACTTTTGGGGTTACTTGGGTTACCGAGAGACCCTGAAGAGTGGTTAGTCATGCCGCAACTGTTTTGGGATACTCTTTTTGATCTCTAGTTGCCTTTCTTCTTCGTACCCTGTTTGAGTGATATGGACTAGGATTCGCTATCTCATTACGATATTTATTTTGGCAATATtctaaaacttagatttttttttatgtatttttattttatgtttactTCCAAGCTTTCTGATGAGCTCCTAGATTCCTGAATGGTTGGATACTTTATAGCTAATTTGTTTGTTACTTCTTCGCCTTGGAGACTATTAGCTGtgatttgaaccttttgtttGCATTTTCTTCAGTAGTTCATACGGTTTGAAGAAGGGAAATGAGCTACTAGTTTGTCAAACTTGGTTCTTCTTGTTCTGCGCTTCAGTTGTTTGCTTTGTCATGGAAAGAAGATCCAATAGGACTCCTCCATCCGAGGAAAAAGGGGTATTGGACGTGAAGCCTTTACGGACTTTGGCGCCAATGTTCCCTGCGCCATTTGGCTTTGACACGGTTACACAGTCAACTGTGCCTCCCATTGTTTGCATCACTCCCTCTGGCTTCTCTCTTTCCTTTCCTGATCCTGTCGACCAAGGTACCCAGAAAACGGTTGCAATGAAATATGGTCCTAATGGCTCCATAAATGAGACAACAACTAGGACATCATTCTCTAGCTTCTTTTGTTCAGCAGGTACTACCATTGCACTCTCCGATGATGATGACGATGACGACCCTTCTTTTGAAGGTAATACAACATCCTCAGGCAAGAGAGCTAGAAAGGTACGAGCAGATAGCCAGAAGACAGATGCCAAAAGTAAACGACCTATCAAGAGTCCAATAAAACTACTTCCCTTGTCCCTATCTATGCCAGATGACCCTAGGGAATCTGTAGATATGATACTTATGATGTTTGATGCACTCCGTAGGAGGCTTCTTCAGTTGGATGAGGCAAAAGATGTGGTCAGGCGCCAAGACTTGAAAATTGGGTCCATCATGGCTGCTAGGGATGTGAGGGCTAATGTAGGCAAGAGGATTGGATCTGTTCCAGGTGTTGAAGTTGGAGAAATTTTCTACTTCAGGTTTGAAATGAACTTGATTGGATTGCATGCTCCTAGTATGGCAGGTATTGATTACCTAACAACTAGCTTTGGTGACAAAGAAGAGCGTGTTGCCATTTGTATTGTGTCATCTGGTGGTTATGATAATGAAGATGATGATGTTGATGTCTTGATTTACAGTGGCCAGGGAGGTACAGGCAGGCATAAACAACCAGATGACCAAAAGCTGGAAAGAGGAAACCTTGCTCTTGATACAAGTTTTTACAGGAAGAATCAGATTCGGGTTGTACGTAGTGCTAAAGATATTAATTGTCAAACTGGTAAAATATACATCTATGATGGTCTTTATAAGATTGAAAGTTCATGGACTGATAAAGGCAAGGCAGGGTTCAACATGTTCAAGTACAAGTTACTAAGAGAGCCAGGGCAGCCTGATGGAATTGCAACCTGGAAAATGGTGCAGAAGTGGAAAAAGGATCCATCTAGTAGAGGTAGAGTGATACTACCTGACATATCATCAGGTGCAGAGAACTTTCCAGTTTGCCTTGTCAATGATGTTGATTATGAGAGAAAACCAAACCATTTTGTATACATAACAAATGTTAAGTGTTCACACCCTACTAATGTGATGAAGCCTTTACGGGGTTGCATGTGTCTTAGTGTGTGTCTCCCTGGTGACCGGAACTGCTCTTGTGCCCAGCAAAATGGGGGTGATTTACCGTATAATTCAATGGGCCTTCTTGTATGTCGTAAGCCTTTAATATATGAATGCTGTTTATCCTGCCAATGCTCTTTTAATTGCCGAAATAGGGTCACTCAGAAGGGCATTAGGCTCCACTTTGAAGTTTTTAGGACAAAAGAATGTGGTTGGGGTCTTTGTTCCTGGGACCCTATTAGAGCAGGAACATTTGTCTGTGAATATACAGGTGAGATTATTGATAGTAGGGttcaagatgaagatgaaggggGTGAGTATATCTTTCGAGCTACTTATCTCGGTGAAAAAGTAATGAGATTCAATTATAGGCCTGAATTATTGGAAGATCCTGAATTAGGAATCGCTAATGAGGTGTTTCGGCCATTTCCCTTTACAATAAGTGCGAAGAATTCAGGCAACATTGCACGTTTTATGAATCATAGCTGCTCTCCTAATCTTTTCTGGCAACCAGTTTTACATGATCATGGTGATGAGGAGTATCCGCATATAATGTTCTTTGCGCTGAAACACATTCCTCCTATGACTGAATTGACATATGATTACGGTCCTGGCTCAGAATCACTTCGAAGCAGGAAATGCTTGTGTAAATCTCCAAATTGTCGAGGCTATTTTGGATAAAGCTTGATCAATAGTATATCAAGCACTGTAAACGACTACAGATCCATCAGGGTAAGGATTTGCTCcttatttaaatatatgttttATTTTCAATTCCAACTCTTCTGAACATCATGCATAGCTGAATGCTTTCTTTCTTGCATCAACTAAATGAATCATTTACTTTGTATTTTCAATAATGCCTATTTTATGTTTTTGTTTATATTGCATATCATGAAAAAAAAACTATCACCATTTGATTTTTCTATCTCATGAGATAATCTCattatttaggattaagcttTATGGACATGACTTTCTTCCCATGAGGCTTATATCCAGTCTTTCATGTTTCTTCTTTTCAATTGTAACAAAATAGACATATCCCTTCCTTCTAAACCATTTTTTAGTGTATGAAGATGCACATATCCATCCTGGCAGTCATATATTACCTTATTATCTTTGTTGGTGGTGATGATGGAAAATCATCTCTTTTCAGTTGTAGAGCTAAGGCGGTCAAGACAAAGCTTAAGAAGTTATGAATTCTAGGAGTGTCTACAAATTCATGCCTTTAAATATTGTCCTTCTGTTTTAATGTGTGtaaaaaaaactattaattttGCTACCACTAGATGTGTGACTATGTACAGAGCAAGCATAATCGGTGTGGGCAAGGTCATTCAGGGTAGTAAATCAATCCGGAGGCCATGCGTGTTCAATCAATGAGGCCATTGTGCAACAGTGAACAGTTTGGACTCTTTGATGATTAGACAATGTGTAACTAGGTGTTATTGGATGGATGCTCATTCATAGGGTCTATAAAAGAGGAATTCTATGGGAATGGATACTCATTCATTGGATGGATGTTCCTATAAAAGGGGAATTCTAGTCGTGAATGACAAAAAAATCACTCATCTGGGACATTCTTTGATATCACTGCAACCCATTCCAAGTCTTCTCCACTTTGATCCATGACTACAAAAGTCTCCTCGAGCtgcaattctaattcttttcCTGGATACATTGAAATCATAAAATCCAATCAATTCAGTCACTAGTTAAACTCCGTATCATCCCATCCCATCTACTCCATCTAAACTAAATTCAGTTTGGGCAAATTTCCCAGCCTAATCAGAACTCATTCAATTTTCTAACTTGAGCTCCATTGGCTTCATTCCTGACAGAGGTCTAGGCAAAGTGCTATAGTTGGCAGATTTCTATAAGctgtcataaattaatcataacaAATTTGGCATCGTATATGGGAAAACTAAGCACTGACTATGGAAATAAGGAGggaggagaaaaaaaaaactgcCAAGCTCATTGAACTCATAGTTTAGACGAACGTTGATATGAATAGCTTTATAAGgttaatttaatttcttaatggCTTAGATTTACTTTAATGATTTTTCTCTCCTGTAGTTAATTCATTCCTTTACCAAAACAATTTCATCACTGGATTAGCTGCAGTTTCAAATCTGACAAATTGTTGTTTTATTCATCCTGATGTATATGGTTGTGTATCTTGTGTATATTGCAGTTCTCGCTCTAGCTGTTTGTAATCCCTGTTTGTTCATTGTTCTTTAACATTTGCATGAGATAATCTTCACTAATTCTACATTTGGATGCTTCTGCTGAACAGCGAAGAGGTTTTTCTAACTCGCGGCCTTTTGTTGCTCTTTCCAGTTTGATGTATTTTGTTATGCCGCAACCAACAAACTGTTTTTGTTGTCAACATGGCGTCGGCTGATTGCATTATGAGATCTTTGGACATAATCGAACTCAAGTCAGGAGCTGATGCTTTGTAGTGTAGTGT includes these proteins:
- the LOC122030496 gene encoding uncharacterized protein LOC122030496, coding for MWLLFVLHKVFPPLFVLFLNSLPVIACTTLLLGVLLVHSEPNTRKHKPRGSRDRTRKDSVTEKEGLEPDSRATRKTVVRRVISSAICVEKASDEKDADSDEWHEIDQEQDGDLSDFKSADGSDVGETYGEKDGDEKNVVSWSEDDQRILIQIGNSELERNRRLERVIAIRKARRLMMVDNGGDKPILHSHLSSINASRKNPIEDPYDSTEPPGSATPSAQSPFDLPHDPTISKENSNCSSDSSNSHNECESISSEANKKPDATGADQFSWFALSLASVDEHESLSKEVSVIEEADVIGHEMYRARKGFGSDGPVVSRAVPAPAAAKKALLRSSVVSMRM
- the LOC122030508 gene encoding histone-lysine N-methyltransferase, H3 lysine-9 specific SUVH1-like, producing MERRSNRTPPSEEKGVLDVKPLRTLAPMFPAPFGFDTVTQSTVPPIVCITPSGFSLSFPDPVDQGTQKTVAMKYGPNGSINETTTRTSFSSFFCSAGTTIALSDDDDDDDPSFEGNTTSSGKRARKVRADSQKTDAKSKRPIKSPIKLLPLSLSMPDDPRESVDMILMMFDALRRRLLQLDEAKDVVRRQDLKIGSIMAARDVRANVGKRIGSVPGVEVGEIFYFRFEMNLIGLHAPSMAGIDYLTTSFGDKEERVAICIVSSGGYDNEDDDVDVLIYSGQGGTGRHKQPDDQKLERGNLALDTSFYRKNQIRVVRSAKDINCQTGKIYIYDGLYKIESSWTDKGKAGFNMFKYKLLREPGQPDGIATWKMVQKWKKDPSSRGRVILPDISSGAENFPVCLVNDVDYERKPNHFVYITNVKCSHPTNVMKPLRGCMCLSVCLPGDRNCSCAQQNGGDLPYNSMGLLVCRKPLIYECCLSCQCSFNCRNRVTQKGIRLHFEVFRTKECGWGLCSWDPIRAGTFVCEYTGEIIDSRVQDEDEGGEYIFRATYLGEKVMRFNYRPELLEDPELGIANEVFRPFPFTISAKNSGNIARFMNHSCSPNLFWQPVLHDHGDEEYPHIMFFALKHIPPMTELTYDYGPGSESLRSRKCLCKSPNCRGYFG